Genomic window (Pristis pectinata isolate sPriPec2 chromosome 28, sPriPec2.1.pri, whole genome shotgun sequence):
TCTTTAGGTGCATAAGCATCAGGCTCCGTTGTACTGTTGTGACCTCCATATAATGCCACCAGTGACgcataaaaatgtattttgttattAAAATAGTTTTAAGTAATTCTGCTGAACTGTTAATAAAGAAATGTATCTGATTTTAATGATTTTTCACATCTGGCAGATTAATTTTATCACACATGCATTCCAATGATAGTTTGGTGTAAAATGAACTCGCTGATGCAAGATAGGTCAAATTTCAGTGTCAGGTGCTTCTTTGATGCTTTTTGCATGAATTGTAAGCAGCAGTACATAATAATTTCAGTCAGCCTTCATGTTGCAAGGAGAATTGCATTCACACGTATGAACTGCAGTCATCTGGGCAGCACTGATACCAATAGGAATGAGCcacacagcccctcaagcctgttgaGTCACTCATTTAGATATCATCAACACTTTGGATGTATTCACCTAAACATGCTTGCtcaacaaaaatctatccatGTTCATCAATCAATTAACCCTCTAGActaagcagcttctgtggagagagttccaaatactCAGAACTGAGAACATGCAAAATGCTTGCACTTGAATACACACTTACTTATTATCATTTTGCATCTATACTCCACTGTAATGTCAAGATTCAACTGAATACAGGCCTAGGTGATGCAAATTATCCTCATATTTCACCCGATGTCCCCTTAAAGACGTTGTATTCTCTCTGTGATGTGATGACCCTATTGGGATGCCCCAAGATGTGACCTGTCTGCTTTCAGTAAGATAACTTACATTTGTGTGACTCTGAATCTATTTTTATCACTCAATTATTTTGTGCTTGTGTACAATCCCATAATAATtggcatttatatagtgtctttaatGCAAGAAAATCATGCAGGCTGGCCTGATGAGCTttatcaaatgaaatttaaatgagCCAAAAATAAGATGTTttgcaaggctggcaggagtagggaaccctggatgacaagggatattgaggctctggacaGGAGGAAGAAGTAGGCATGTGTCAGCTACAGGCAGCTGGTGTCAATTGAATCCTGGGAGGAGTATTGGGGTTGCAGGAGTATATGcaggaaggaaatcagaagggcatctttgtgtagagccaTAGGAGATGGGCAAGGAACTCGATGAATatctctcctctgtttttaccatggagaagggcaTGAAGATGTCAgatgagatagttaatggggaggtcttgggaatAGCCTCTACTACAGCAGATGATGTCTTAAAgtcatgaaggtagataaatctccagggccagaTCAGGcatatccaagaacactgaggaaagctagagaagaaattgccgGAGCTCTGCTTGAGATATATGCATCACTATTAGCgacgggtgaagtgccagaagctggagggtggctaatgctgtgcctttactTTAAGAAGAGATGCaaaaaaaacctgggaactatagaccagtaaaggCAACTTCTGTGGTAGGTGACTCACTAGAGGAGATTTTAAGGGATAATGGAGACAAGCATTTgaaaagacaggggttgattaggaatagtcagcatagctttgtgcatgggagatcatgtctcatgagttTGATtgacttttaaaagaaaataaccaAGAAGGTCGCAGAAGGCATGGTgatagatgtggtctatatggactgcAGTAagatatggacttcagtaaggcctttgataaggttctgcatagtAGGCTGCTATAGAAAGTCAGATCATTTGGGATCTAGAGAGAGCTAGCTAcatggatacagaattggcttgaaaggtaggaagcagagggtgacagtAGACAGTTGTTCTTTGGACTGGTGGCCCATGACTCGTGGTGTTCCCCAGTGCTTGGTGCTAGGCTCAtggctatttgtcatctatatcaatgatttggatgagaatgtgtaaggcatggttaataagtttacagatgtcactaaaataggtgatgttcTTGACATTGAAGGTGGTTATCTGAATTAACAGAGGGTcttaatcagctgggtaagtggggtGAGcgatgacaaatggagtttaatttggataagtgcaaggtgttgcattttgaaaagacAAATGAGGGTGAGACTTTCACGGTGAAAaatagggcactggggagtgtagtagaacagggggacctgggagtacaagtctCACATAAAGatggtgtcacaagtagacagggtggtgaagaaggcttttggcactctggccttcatcagtcagggcactgagtataggagttgggatgttatgttgcagttgtacagtggttggtgaggccacatttgggatactgtgttcagttttggtcaccctgctatgggaaagatgtcaataagctggaaagagtgcagaggagattcacgagaatgttgtcaggactcaagggcctgagttatggagaaaggttaagcaggttgggactttatttcattggagtggaggagaatgaggggtgatcttatggaggtgtatgaaATAATGaagtgcatagataaggtgaatgtgcacagtcttgttCCAAGGATTggagaatcaaaaactggagggcataggtttaatgtgagaggggagagatttaataggaacctaagaggcaactttttcacccagaggtcagtatatggaatgagctgccagaagaagtggttgaagcaggtacatcaacaacagttgaaaggttcttggacaggtacatggataagaaaggcttagaggggtacgtgccaaatgcaggcaaatgggagtagcttcgataggaatcttggtcagcatggaccagttgggcttaagggcctgtttccgtgctgtatgactctatgactctatattcgtGCAGGTGTTCAAAAGATTGtacaaagaggtaggttttaagggcCATGCACATTGAACAGCCCAACTGTAATGAGTCTAGGACTGGAGACTCCAGAGCCAAGGGACCACACAGTTGAAGGCACAGTCATCAATGGTGGAGTGATGAAAATCTGGAGGAAGCTTAAGCTCAAGATTGGGCAGATCCGGGGCTGCTGCagagctggaggagattgcagagatggGGAAAGGCAAGATCACAAAGTGATTTGAAAGcatacaaacaatctgctggaggttctcagcaagttgagcagcatctgtggaggaaaggaattgttgatgttttgggtcaaaaccctgcttcaagACTGGAAAAACAAAGATGGAAATTATAAAATTGAAAACAAGGTTAGATAACTAGGGCAATGAACTTAAGAGGAGAAAGCGGTTGAGCTGACTGTCTGAAATAAGCAAAATTAAACAGGCTACTCAGTGCAGAGATAGAGGGAGGTAAACAGTGGAGATATATCAGTGAGATGTTTGCCACAGGATCTGAATGCATAATAGGGTACAAAGATTTTTGTTGGCAGGTGACTGGGGTGGAGGCAGCTGAGATGTTCAAAGGAAGGTGCCAGAGGTGTAGAAGGGAAGTCAAAGCATGATTTGAGTATAAGGTCCATGCCATTACAATCCCAATTGGGTAAATGATGGCAGGTAACCACAAAGTTATCATGAAAAATATCCATCAAGTTTCCATTAAGGTGTTCATATTGATACAATCATCTGCAATAAGCTTGAGGTAGCAGAGGAATTTTCCCATTTAAACCTGTGTATTGGAGATACTTAACGATAGGGGTCAATGATAGCTCACCAACAGGTAAAGGGCaacatgtcaaagtcaagtttattgtcatttgtagaagtacatgtatgcacaggtgcaatgaaaaattacttgcagcagcatcacaggcacatagcatcacataagtaggatttgcaagaaaaacataaattaagcataatttATACACAATCATTTGCCATCACAATATTCGCCATCACAATATACACCATCATTTCTGAAcaaccatgaacccatgaacacaacctcgttattcctttttttgcactatttatttatcttagtaattaattgatttttatgcctttgcactgtactgctgctgcaaaacaacaaatttcatgtcatatgtcagtgataattactggtgtgggacttcaagcttctgtacctcctgctcaatggtagctgcgaaaagatgacAATGGACAGCATGGTGAGGAtctgtgatgatggatgttgccttcttgagacagcagctcctgtagatactacggatggtggggagggatgtgcctgtgatgtattgggctgggtccactactctctgcagcttcttatgttgctgcgcattcgaattgctctaccagaccatgatgcaaccagtcagggtactttcaacagtacatctaagtttgtcagagtgttcagcGACAAGCCAAACCttaacctcctcagaaagtaaaggtgctggtgttctttccttatgattgctgCCATTTGCTGGGATCAGGACAGGTCGGCTGTCGGCATAATGGGAAGAATATGAAGAAAATTGACAAGATtatttcacagtgtgtcagaGGGATGGAACTGTCAGTGAGAGGgtaggaggaggtggttgagtgGTTTGCCTTATAAAGAGGCTGTAAGTGAGGCAAGTGAGTGCAGCAATAACTTGAAGGGTGAATAAATTATCAGAGATATATTTTAATGGAATAGAAAAGCTGGGGGCACACAGAATCAACCTGGGACAAAACGGATCATGGCAGATGTATGCAAGTAGCTAAAAAAGTCAGGAAATGATCCTCAACCCAAGAGAGAGAGTTGCTGGCCAGGATTCCCACATGTAAAGCTAAGAAGCCAGGATGTCCAGTCATCAAAATCTGGGCATGGGATGTGGGCCAAGATACTAATTCATTCTTAGTGCCAGGAGAGAAcagagagcatagaacagtacagcacaggaacaggccttttggtccacaatgttgtgccaaactaaaccagtaattaaatacctaactaaactaatcccttctgcctacacaatgtccatatccctccattctctgcacattcatgtgcctatctaagagcctcttgaaggcCTTTTTTGGCTCCATCACcactggcagcactttccaggcacccaccaccctctatgtaaaaacttgcctcgcacatcttctttgaacttaccccccctcaccttaaatgcatgccctctagtattagacatttcaaccctgggaaaaagataccactgtctactctatctatgcctctcataatcttataaacctctatcagatctcccctcagcctctactgttgcagagaaaacaatccaggtttgtccaacctctccttatagcatatccTCTAatcctaggcagcatcctggtaaactgcttctgcaccctctccaaagtctccacatccttcccataatggggcgaccagaattgaatggaatATTCCAGATACGGCCcaaccacagttttataaagctgcaacataacttcctaactcttgaactcaatgcttcctgcttacatatgcttcctccttcttcttgactaaattcaccacctcctttgacatccaaggttcccttaccttgccatccttgtccttccttcttactggaacatacctgtcctgtactctgtgcagttggtctttaaacatcttccacatgtcagatgtggacttgcccaagaACAGCTATTCCCAATGAACTCTCCCTAGGTCCTGCCTAATACtgctcataatttgccctgctccaatttaatactctcctccaaggtcaatatttatctttatCTTTTGCTATCTTAAAAGTTAAGGTGTTGTAgttactgttccctaactgttctcccactgaaaggtcagtcacctggtcaggctcaATTCTCAGTACcagtccagtatggcccctcctcttgttggactatctacatactgatttaagaaaccctcctggatgcaccgaacaaattctgccccatctaaacctcttgcactataGAGGTTCCactctatattagggaagttgaagtcacacCTGAAAACAAGGTTGtagtttttacacctttcccgcgtctgcctgcacatctgctcctcaaaGTCCTTGTGACTACTGGGGGGATCTGAAGTATGATTCcttcagagtgattgcacctttcttatttttgagttctacccatatagactcagtgaatgagcccttcattatgtcccctctgagtgcagctactgtccctgattaatagtgcaacaccacccacccccaacacacacacacacacacacacacacacacacacacacacacacacacacacacacacacacacacacacgtgtactTCCTTTTCTATCTTTTCTGGAACATCCAaaccctgaaacattaagcatccagtcctgacCATCTCTCAACCAAGACTCTGCagtggccacaacatcatatttCCTTATACTgaaccatgctctaagttcatcaccctcaaCTCATCCAACTCAACAGTCCATCAATGGCACATTTCAAATATCTGCTTCCAAATACTCTACTCACTGATGTGCCCTAACTTCTGACAATCAGCATTACCTATCAATGGCACATTTCAGGATAAATTTAATTCAGAGGGTGAATCAGTAgacttttttatataaataactgGAAATGCAGTAAAGATTATTAAAAGTTATAAGAAGTGGATCTGTGTCTGTTACACATTTAGGAAGTGAATTTGTACGCAAAATACatttaattcattacaacagatgAAAAGTTACAACAGAAGTAAAGTTGCAACCAGGCCGTGACAGTCACGAAAACACAGAGGACAATGTGTTTCCCCAAAGCTCGTGCTGACTGGAACGTCACGGGGACAACAGTGAGTGCCAGGAAGGGAATACTCACTCCAGATTTCATTTTAGCGTAGCCTCGCTCCCGAAAAGTTCACTGCAACTGGATTGAACTCTGCGAGGAAAAGGTTGAAACCCTgtgaggaaagaacaaaaaaacccGGTTGAACCCTTTGAGGGAATGCTGAAAGAAATCAATAACGAGTAAATCCATCACTGGAGATACCTTGTGGTGAGCTCACAGCATCCGGTCTGTGCGAACTTCATGCTGATTTTGAACTTCCTTGAGCTCCGGTTAATATCTAACCCCAATCCAAGACATCCCCCACACTCATTTTCGGCTTCAAAAGTAAGTGAAAACTCGCATTTTGTTGACAAAAACTTGCATCAACTTCAAATTACAAGTGATTTTTCAGATGCTGTTATAATCTAGTGTGAGGCTAGCTGCATAgcaatgcatttaatttttgcaTGTCAACATATTTATAAGTAGTTTCGGGGAAATGGATAGTTCATCTCGTTAGTATGGTTTTGCTTAAAAGTTGAACATAGCGAAACTCGCTCGCTGGCTTCCAGGCCCTTTAAGTGAAGACTGTGGTCAGGGATTCCAGTTAAATCTCGGCAGTTTTTGCAACGAACGTCATTGCTTAATGTTATTGCTTTTGAATGATTTCCACACGGAATCCAACACCAAAACCCATACCGTGAATGTGACAGCTCACCCGGAACTTAACGTTCCTCTCAAACATTCCTTTCAGTTATTAACGTTGATACCAACTTATTCTTCCTTATTATGAATAGCACCGATCAATAACCCCCGTTTACCAGCCTCTTATTCTCTCCTTCgcttaataaaatgtttcatgtgcCGTGTGAGGAATAAGTTGACATAAATGTTAACAACTGAAAGGAATGTTTGACAGAAATGTTAAAATTCCGGTGAGCTGCGATGTTCCGCCTAAACAGAATCCAACAGTGTAACTGGAGCCGAtttggatagatttttgttttcttctccggCTTTaacctgagctcctccagtatttGTTTCAGAGATTTTGTAAATACTCCTGTTGCTTCTGGTGTTTTCCCATTCTCCGGTGAAAATGGGTAATCTTGACCTACGACAATATCAGCCCTTCTAACCCTTATCTATGTTTGCAGCAAAAATATTTTGTGGGAATGAACCTTGTCTGAATAACGTCAGCCTTCATTACCCTGCAATTTAGCTTCCAATAGGTAAGGAGGGGAGATACCCTGTtgaatgagatttttaaaaatttttaaaaatcaacttattcataataaaatatataccaAAGAATAACTACATTGCAAAGCTCTTTTCATTCTTAGTGTGgattggtcaatacattcagagAGTAGTGCACACGGCCTATTGCATTGTGGGCACAGGCCTCCCCACcagtgacagcatctacaggagatgctgcctcaagaagacagcatctgtCATGgaggatctccaccatccaggtcgTTCTCTCTTCCTGCTGCtacatcagacaggaggtacagaagcctgaaggcccacaccaccaggaacagttactttcctacaacctccaggaacttgaagctgctcatcctttccactgctaaccTCCAGTGCTTAGCTACATGGTtaggagtgtagagagagtagagcagtgagctaagcacacatccttgacacgcttgtgttgattgtcagcgaggaggagatgttactaccattCAGTACTGACTATGGTctaggattcagttgcaaagggagatacagaggcccaggttttgaagattGTTGATTaacactgaggggatgatggtgttgaatgccaagttATAATtctttttatacaaaataaactttattcataaaagaaactacatacaacaataaaactgttcaagcctttacattcatgtacagttcaattcttaatgttacctttttataaataaaaaacacagcaccgatgccacacatgtggctccctgaggtgataccccaatcccatatttaccaCATTTGAgcagcttcctcgcctgaccccgcccctcctcctgtggcagaaggaccctaaactgtcgtccttccccaccgagccctcgcgctgtctgcacccagcttcagtgcatccctcagcacgtactcctgcagcctggaatgtgccagtcagcagcgttcccctacggacatctcgcagtgctgggagaccaacaattttcgggcagaccaaagggcgtctttcacctagttgatgaccttccagcagcagttgatgtccgtctctgtgtgtgtccctgggaacagcctgtagatcagagaatcctctgttaggctgctgctggggatgaaacgtgacaaggacccctgcatcttttgccacaccctcctcgtaaacccacagcccgcaaagaggtgggcgaccgtctcgtccccggcgcagtcctcccgggggcagtgcgcgctgggggtgatgccccaaccatgcaggatgaatcttactgggagggcccctctcaccgccagccaagcgaggtcttggtgcttgttggtgagttctggcgatgaggcattctgccagatggtctggacagtctgctcagggaaccaccccatggtgtccatcgagtccttctcctgcagtgtctgcgggatgttccatgctgaccacttcctgatggacttatggtccaagggattggtccggaagaacttttccatgcagaacaggtagtgtggcaacgtccagctgactgcgatgccgtgtggccacggggccaggcccatccttcgcaacagccgagacaggtagaacctcggtacgtagtgacacttggtgcccacgtacttgggttccacgcagagcctgatgcagccacagacgaaggtggtcatcagcatgagggtgacattggggtcacttttacccccattgtccagggacttgtgcatagTGACCCGccagacccgctccatcttggatccccagacgaaccggaAAATGGcctgggtgatttccaagctggaggagcgaggaacaggccacacctgcgccaagtacagcagccctgagagcacctcacacctgatgaccaggttcttcccagttatcgatagggagcgccgttcccacagtcccagtttctgcttcaccttcccaatccgctcccgccaatttttgttgcacgccccggcccctctgaaccagatccccagcaccttcagacagtcaggcctgacggttcggtcgggccagttgccgaagagcatggcctcgctcttcgcgaggttgactctggcccctgatgccgaatcaaaccggtcgcagatgctgatcaatctgccgacTGACCTCCATAAACACAGcatgacatatgttttgctattGTCTTTGTGCTCCAAAgttgagtggagagccagtgagattgcatccattgtagacctgttgtggcggtaggcaaattgcagtgggtccagatccttgctcagtgaggagttaattctagctataacCAACCCCACATGTAACACTTTTAAACATTTGAAAACTTTGAAGCAATCTTAAGTAATTgacaaaatgcaaattaattattCTCTGCTGCAGCCACTCCCCTCCATTGTAATGCACAGAATTGCTGTTCCAGTGCCGGTCCACATATGTGCAAACATAAGCCAAATCAGAGGAGAACACACATTCAACCTCAAATCTTTTTATATATGTCTCACTCAGAAGCACACTACCCCTTGTATTTTGTCACTGCATTGCTAAATTATATCTGCTACAATGCCGGTTATGTATCGATAAAACAACCTGGCAAGTTTAGCTTTATCTGCCTTCAACAGCCGTAATATTTAGGTGCAGGTGATCTTTCAGTTTAGCTAGTATTTACAGCTTTTTTTCTCTTTGGCGTTTAAGCACATCACTCTAAATTCGGAACAGACATCAGACCTTGGCCTGTCCTACAGCAGTCCTGTAGCTACATACCATTGAATGTTACAGGTTGAGTAAACCAGATTTTTCTCATTCTCACCCTGAGAGGAGGAACTGAACAACCATAAGATATCGCAAAAGTGGTGGAAGATATGATTCGTTGATCAGAATTTGCTGCTTTTGGGTGTGCAAAGTCAGAACTTACCATTCCACCACTCCTTGTTTCTCTGCCCTCTGCACTGCCAAGTTGTGCTCCTTGAACTAGTTTGTAGAACCTGTAGTCCTTAATTCCTGTTGGAGCTTGTCAATCTTGAAGCATCAGCTGAAAACGTACTAGAAACATGATCTAGTTGTGCAGCTGTGTTCCTGCTTCCCAATTATGTTTGCATGTTGTATGTCATCTAAATTCAGCTACAGCTGAGAGTACACTCGGTGCACAGAGTTAAGTTAATTAGTGATAACAAGAAAACACACAACTATATGTAAAATGTTTTTGTTGCCAATTTATGTTGCTTACCAGCATTTCTAATCAATTCTACAACAGGATTGGTGTGATCATCCTCTCTCAACATGGATAGTCCTGGATGGAAAGGCAGATTACAGGTGGCATATGTTCTTGGTATCATCTTGATCATGCTGCCTTGTCCAATTACACAAGGGGCTAAAATATTGGTTGTACCTATTGACGGTAGTCACTGGGTTAATATGAAAATTCTAGTAGAAGAACTGAAACTTCATGGTCACAACATCACAATGCTTTATAACTCAGTATCTTTGTATTTCAAAGAGAGTTCTGATCTGTATCAATCAATTGTGgttcaaatgcaaaataaatctgacgaatatgcagggaacgagGTGATCCAAGGACTTGTGCAAGAGTCATTGAAGAGCTCACAGAATGGTTGGACACTGTGGGATAATATTATGTTCCAAAATATAATGGCAAATTTTATCTATTCTTCTCATAAATGGAATCAAGCTTTTAACATAgcaatttttgaaaacaaaactttGTTAAAACAACTTGAAAATTCAAACTTTGACCTGATACTTACAGATCCAGTTTTTGGTACTGGTCCAATGCTTGCTTATTATTTAAAAGTCCCACTGGTGTATAATGTCCGATGGCAGATGAGTGGAGAAGCTCATTTCCTCTTTGCCCCATCACCACCTTCCTATGTCCCAATCCCTGGCTCACTTTTGACAGATAAAATGAATTTTCTCCAAAGAACAGAAAACCTCATGCATAATCTTCTTCAGTTCGTGTTTTCAGAGTTTTTTCTATACCCTATTTATAATGAAATCTGTCATCGATATCTGGGACCAGATATAGACATCCAAACACTCCTCCTGAGGGCTGATGTGTGGCTGATGAGAGTCAATTTTGTATTTGAATTCCCAAGACCCACCATGCCAAATTTTGTGTACATTGGAGGCTTCCAGTGTAAACCAGCCCGACCACTAGCAGCAGAGTTTGAAGAGTTTGTCCAAAGCTCAGGAGAGCACGGACTTATTGTGATGTCATTGGGGACCCTGGTCGGTTCCTTGCCAATGCAGATCACAAAGCAAATAGCAGAGGCTTTTGCTCAAGTACCTCAGAAGGTTATTTGGAGATATGATGGAGAAATCCCTCCCAATACAGGAAGTAACACTCTACTGGCAAGATGGATCCCTCAGAACGACCTGCTAGGACACCCCAACACACGAGTCTTTATTTCTCATGGTGGCACCAATGGCATTTATGAAGCCATCTACCACGGGGTGCCAGTGATTGGCATGCCTCTGCTTTTTGACCAGTTTGACAACTTATTTCGACTTGAATCCCGAGgtgcagcaaaagtgatgaatgTTGCGACCATGCATTCAACAGATCTATTGCAGGCACTCAACGAGCTGATAAACAGTACATTTTATCGGGATAACATGAAGAAACTTTCTGCTCTCCACCAGGACCAACCAGAGTCTCCAATGGAGAGAGCCGTTTTCTGGATTGAGTATGTTGCCCGACACAAAGAAGCAGGGCATTTGCGCTCAGAATGCTACCGACTCCCCTGGTACGTTTATTATTGTGTAGATGTGATGATCTTTCTATTGTCTGTGTTACTCTCGTTTACAGTGCTGGTGGTTGTAACATTGAAGAAACTTTGTAATATTGTTCGGAAGAAAAAGCAAAAGAATGAGTAAGGTTACCCCATTTTGTGCTGCGAGTTAGTGTTTTAAGTTCTTTCACATTAATTCAAGTAAGTCTTTCTTGTTCTTTACATGAATCCGACTTTCCAGATATTGTGACTTTGGCAAAGCCTCTTAAAAACTAGTGATATGTCAGTGAAATGAAAGCCTTTGTGCACAGGAAATATGCACATGGAAAAAAAGTGTAAATGCGTGAA
Coding sequences:
- the LOC127583880 gene encoding UDP-glucuronosyltransferase 2A1-like, translated to MDSPGWKGRLQVAYVLGIILIMLPCPITQGAKILVVPIDGSHWVNMKILVEELKLHGHNITMLYNSVSLYFKESSDLYQSIVVQMQNKSDEYAGNEVIQGLVQESLKSSQNGWTLWDNIMFQNIMANFIYSSHKWNQAFNIAIFENKTLLKQLENSNFDLILTDPVFGTGPMLAYYLKVPLVYNVRWQMSGEAHFLFAPSPPSYVPIPGSLLTDKMNFLQRTENLMHNLLQFVFSEFFLYPIYNEICHRYLGPDIDIQTLLLRADVWLMRVNFVFEFPRPTMPNFVYIGGFQCKPARPLAAEFEEFVQSSGEHGLIVMSLGTLVGSLPMQITKQIAEAFAQVPQKVIWRYDGEIPPNTGSNTLLARWIPQNDLLGHPNTRVFISHGGTNGIYEAIYHGVPVIGMPLLFDQFDNLFRLESRGAAKVMNVATMHSTDLLQALNELINSTFYRDNMKKLSALHQDQPESPMERAVFWIEYVARHKEAGHLRSECYRLPWYVYYCVDVMIFLLSVLLSFTVLVVVTLKKLCNIVRKKKQKNE